The sequence AATATATACTATTAGTGCTCATAAAATTGGCCAAAAAAGAATGCATGACCATTTAGCTGCcggtcctgtttttttttaacccactgCTGACAGTCCCTCATCTCACTGACAACATAAAGGTCTTATCACTGCTCCCTATTGCATCTTAATCCTTATACCCGAGGAACAGCTGCATGCAGGCACATCATTCATAGACAATGGCAATACTGCAGAAGAGAATGGGTGATGTAGCCTTCAATAAGGACCATGGACAGCAATCCCATGGAAAGAAGTCACCATGAAAGCTCCTCAATGAGTATTGAAACCAGCATAGAAGTAGTACTGAGAATTAAAGACCTAAAAACTGGGGTTATCCTTGGAACTCGTAAACAGTTGGCTAGTCTCTCGTGGAAACCCTACGGTGAATCCATAAGTGAACTTTGAGTCATCCTGAATtaagttatttcaataaaaacttaaaagaacaaaaacatgcaagaataaaatacttttaataaaaaaaattacaataaaatgAAGACCTAATCATTTCTCTTATAGAGTTACCATGAAACATTGTGGTTTTAGGTCCATGGAGGAACCACCTTCTCACTGTCAACCATTGAGGTCTTGAGTCGGATCCCCAATACCTGCAAATTGCTGCATCCAGGTGCATTTTTTGTACTCATTGGAGAAGAAGAAAAGTCAAAATCAGGTGCAGAAGTCCAGTCCAAGGACCGCAGCACATTGAAGGCTTCTACAGTGAATTCTTACCCAACGCATGAAAATGCTGCTGGACAATTGATTCGTATTGGGTCAGGGAGCTCCCCTATGGAACAATTGGTGAATTACTATGGGGAAACCCCATTAGGGTTAATCATGGGGTCCAAATCTGTCAATTTAATCTTAAAGGATCTTACCATTATCTTGATGTTATATCCATTAAAATACAAAGTAGCAGTTAAAGGGACAACATAACGAAGCCACTAACCATGCAACATTATAGTGATAACCCTATGCATAGTGGACCCGCTTTCCCACAGGGGTCCTACACCTGATCCATATTGTCTCCAACACCCCCTTACCTGCAAACAGCTGCATCCAGGCGCAGATCTTGTACACAGTGGCCGTGTTGCAGAAGAAGAAGAGGGCAAAGCAGGTGATGCAGCCCAaaatcagcaccatggacagcagcacaaaaaacgcagcagcCTTGAAGGCTCCTGAAGGAATGGTGCTGAAATCTGTGAAGGATCCCCGGCAGGTGAACTCTCTGTTGCCTGCTCCATTGCCTACACAGTAGTGGAAAAGCCCAAAGTAGCCAGGCTTAGGTGTATTGACACTGTCCCCTATCCAGTAGGGTTGTATGAAGACCACCACATTGATGATGGCAAAGCAGATGGTGAAAATGGCCCATAAGACGCCTATAGCTCTGGAGTTCCTCATGTAATTGTCATGGTAGAGCTTAGAGGCTTCTTGGGAAGGGAGCATCTTGGCAGAGGTTCACAAAACCCTTCTTAGGTACCCTATGGGAAGTGGCTATGGAGATTGCCCATGCAACCTTACCCTTGGCATGCAGTTGGTAGAAGATGGAGATGACCCCAGGTGGAGCAGGATTCCAGCACTAGACTCCAGGAAAGGGTGTAGTGATGGGTACCCCGATGCTGTGCCAGCTAATCAGACATAGCAGAGTCCCTGGGAGCAACATTTGCCTCTTAAGCCAAATGAGATATACCCAGCAGATGCCCTGGGCAGCAAAGCTGGAAGGAAGCAGAGTAATGCTGGGTGATGCCACAGACCCTGGCCATCTGTGGGGAGAAAAGAGCAGTGTCAATGGAACGGCAGAGACTTGGCTGACTTCATCCCTCCCTGCAGCTGCTGGGACTCCATCTTTGCTGTGCTTCCTTTTTGCTGCCTGCTGCGCGCTCCCGCGGGTGTGCTCGCTCCCGCGATAATGCAGATTTGGGCAGAAGAAAGGGACTATTTCCCCGGCAGCTCTGATCAAATCACTGGCACGATAATAGTgcaaaaaaggctgcaactaaagcagataagattgcatGCACAGGGCATCATAACTGGCGCTGGAGCATTGCAATAATCCTGGCAGGAAAGAGGCAGCTTGTATTTTATCACAGCATGAAGTCTCCTAGAATAATTCTATCTACAGCCAAAGACAAGGTGGCCAGACTGTACACTGTGACCAAGGCTCAGCTGTGCCGTGCAGGCTTCCCTCAGACATTGTGCACACACTGTGCAGTGCCAGACTGGTGATGTGATGTGGCATATGCCCACTAGGGGCCAGGAAAGACCACTGATCCTGTTCATCTTCATTAGACATAAATACATAGAATTTTACACTCCGGTGTCTGACAATTATTCCATCTGTATTCATCCTGGTAATGATGCGGACAAGAATAATATTTGTATGGAATGGGCAGGATGTGGGTACAGCGTTGGTTTTGCAAATGTTTTTGGATGGCAACAAATGGGCACCGTTTAACTGCACTGTTGCTAGGGACTATAAGGGGCTCACGTTATTATTGACAAGGGCGAAGCTATAGGGGGGTGCGGATGTAGCAAGTCGCACCCAGGAACTGATGAAGCCCAAAGGCTCCTTTACCCCATAAGAATACACCTCTATTATAaagggcacatggtaggtggcgcttctgttacagattttgcattgaggtcCAGGAGCTTTAAAGAGGAcccatcacctctcctgacaggtctcttttagtaaacacttgtattccccatgaaataacaattctagaacaaatttgcattgctccgttcctctgttattcctcctagaaatgtatgaataaattgacaactgggtgttccccttgtcaaagaggtgTGTCTCTACGCAGTCTGGAAcattgagcactgattggacagtgtcagactgtggagggacacacccctagatagttatacccagttgttaattttttcatacatttctaggaggaataacagaggaaccgcATAACATAGAGTTagaagaaaagattctccagaattgttatttcatggggcatataattatttactaaaacagacatgtcaggagaggagacagatgctttttagggtggattcacgcgcggtagattttgttgcagaagctTCTGCGACTAAAAATTTGCATATTCACCAGaccggggttgtttctgcagcaggtgcatagatttctgcaagttctattctgatgaatggaacagatttttagtcgcagaaatttctgcaacaaaatctgccgcgtgtgtctgcaatttaaggccttgttcacacggcgtgcaTTTGAcgtgtttttgatgcattttacgTGGCGAAAAACGCTTCAAAAAttcatgctttaagcttcccattgacgtcAAAGGAAGTGTCTGGTCAATTCTTGGCACGAAAAACGCATTGAAaacgcgcctaattcccatagtaaaAAGATGTCCTAATTAAGCGCCAAAAACGTGcaacaaaaaatgcatcaaaacgcctgtattttaaaaagcgctttacaaaaacgctagtGTTTTTGAAACAACTACACATCGGGTTTTTTAAGTGCCGTGCGAACAAGGCTTTAAGTTATACCTCGGATCACTCATTTCCAcccatatggaactataaataagGAATTAGGGGCCCCTAATATCTTGTAAGTCATCTAAAATGCTCGACCATAATGCTTTGCGGCAATGGGCCACACTCAAACTTTACCTGCCCAGTGCGGGTGATCCGCCCAGGGGGCAGGGTGTCCTGTAAGCAGTGTGGTTCAGAAAGGAAAGAGTTAAAAGCACATTAATGGGTTCCCTACTGATAAGCTGTTTTCCCAGAATTCACTAGTTGGAGCTATAATTTAGCTCTGCTTAGTGGGGTAGGGAAGTGACACCTCCGGAAGCCACAAAATATGTGACAAATaagttattattatattaactgTGATATCtaaacgactgggtcagagcgttTCCAAAACGGCCAGTCTTGTGGgttgttcctggtatgcagtggtgggtacctaccaaaagtgctccaaggaaggacaaccggtgaaccaaTGACAGGGTCATGGGCGGCCAAAACACATTGATGCTCGcagggagtgaaggctagcccgcctggtccgatcccacagaggaactactgtagcacaaattgctgaagaaGTTACCTCTGACAATGGTAGAAAGGAGTCAGAAcatgcagagcatcgcagctcgCGGCATATGGGGCTGTGTAGTTGtagaccagtcagagtgcccatgctgacccctgtccaccgccgAAAGCCCCTGCAAAggacacgtgagcatcagaactgaggCATGAAGCAATGGAAGATGGAGGCCTGGTCTGATcagtcacgttttcttttacatcacgtGAACGGTCGGGTgcgtgtgcgtcgcttacctgcggaagagatggcaccaggttgCATTATCAGgagaagacaagccggcggggGTAGTGGgatgctctggacaatgttctgctgggaaaccttgtgtcctggcatttatgtggatgtgacacataccacctacctagaCATTGCTGCAAACCCCCCTTCATAGCAGCGGTATTCCCGAACGGCGGTGCCCTCTTCCGGCAGGATAATCcgtcctgccacactgcaaacattgttcaggaatggtttgaggaacatgacaaagagttcaagctgATGACTTGTCTCCAAATTTTCCTCACCTCAAcccgatcgatcatctgtgggatgtgttgGAAAACCAGTACGAACcatggacttaaaggatctgctggtaATGTCTTGTGCCAGATACCTCAGAAACCTTCGAAGGTCTTGTAGAGTCAGTGCCTCAACGGGTCAAACTGTTTTGGCGGCACGAGGgcgactacacaatattaggtaggtggttttaatgttatagctgatcggtgtatgtgtctccatggttacagactacagacaaaccctgtgtagtctgaggcTGCAGTCATGTATTACTCCACTCCATCTGCACCCTCTTCTTGATCACCTACAGACAGAAGAAGAGGGCCCCCTAGGCATCAATGACTAGAACTGCATATACCACCGGGCATTCTCTACACCACTGACTTCCAATGACTGATGTGCAGTATAATCCACTCATTCTAGACATTTATATCATTTTACACTAAGTTCTGCTGGGCACACAAGATAATGGACAGTAAATACTATAAATACTATAGGAAACAGGGAGAGATGTATAGAAGCTTATATATAATAGAAGCAGTTTTAAAATTGGATACATTTCCAGCCTTTCCATAATTCTCTAATGCATTTCACTGCTTATTCGTCTATGGAAGTGGCCAGTACTGGATTCATTGTGGGTCTGTGGCATAATGATAATTATTATTGATTTCAGAGGGTATTTAAGGTGTCCTCTACATATAGATGTGTAACTGTGATCACAAACTGAGGGGTGGTCTATGATTTAAAACGTTAAAGTGAATCTCCTTATAGTGGTgggagctctgttttttttttatactgagctCCATATCCTCTGCATTCCGTGATACAATTCTAAATaattgcagctaccactagggggagcttactgcatattatTAATGTATAAACAGaacgcagtaagctccccctagtggtggctgcaagcattAAGAATTTTATTATGTTACGCTAAGTGAATGCAGGAGGTTTAgagctctatatcagaaaaacGGAACTCCGaccactataaaaatatattaagaaagtgAACCGACACTTAAAAGGAAATGTCCAATCAAAACACCCGctgttcatataccctattaggacatatgaatgtcatgggggggggggggtcacctgcTCAGAACCCTCCTCTATAAGCCAGAGTGAAGAGCCACTGGGCTCCATCTAATAGTGTCTCAAAGGGGGAATGAGTTAGTGCCGGCAGCTACCCCCCGGAAATCACTACTTTAACCCTTTTAGGTCCCCAAAAAATGTTCAAAATTTGACCAATTCAAGTTCACGCCATCATTGCTTGCAATTGCTTACATTTTGATTGCAATAAATGCACTTGTGCCAGTCATTTCTGCAAAACTCATATGCTCCAAATTCACAAAGGATTTTCTCTCTTTATTTTTGGATAAGGGACTCCCCAGTGACTCACAACAATGACAAAGTTATTCTCATTCCGGGTAAAAACACAAAGCCGACACAGAAACGAGGCCGTacagtgcagactgcagaggaacaGAACTGGACAGCAGCCAATTACATCTGATCTCCTCCGCTCGGCTTTATAGAACCCGGTACTCACCGCAGTCACTGTGTCAGCAACTTTGTCGCACAATTTTTCGTAATAAGATTACATTCTCGGCTTGCTCTGACTACCTCGGGTAAATGAGTTGTTACATTGATATCTTTATTTTACGATATACCAGTGGAGGGAACGCAGCCGGTCACACTGCTGCAAATGCAATTTTGTAGGCATGCCAGGCAAAGTGGAAATTGGGGACAAATTAGAACCGCAAGGCTACATGCGCAAGTTGtgtaatttgctgcagaaaatacgcagcaaaaccgcaagaaatttgCAGGGTGCGTTTTTTGACGCGCAGATTTTACATTATGCTGCGTAAATCgcggcgttttcatgctgcgggttttgctgcgtatttctgaagaactacagggatagaattcgcaagcagaATCgcgagataaattgacatgctgcggtttcttAAAAAACGTTCCGTGGGTCAATTTACATTCCGAAAAATACTGCAGGTGGACataagatttcctggaatctcaatgtctatgctggtactgtattacgccgcAGTTTTGCCACATGCAAATACACGCGGCAAAACCGCTCGTAATACGTAACGTGTGCATTGACCGTAAATGTCCCTATTTTGGAACCGGGGGTGCACTCAGAAGAGAAGGGGCCACATTGCAAAGATCTAAATGGGCTCCCTGTTATGGTGCCGGATTTTGcaacccaggacagaagggccgGGTGTGTTTTTTATCTTCTTTGATCCCTCTTTAGGACCATTGGATCAGTCCACTAACCCCAGGGTTTGCTAACAATGTAGTTCCTCTGCAGAGGGAAGTTCTGCAACCAGTAGCAAAGGAGAACGGATGAACCAAATCTGGACCCCACTCTCCTCGGGCAGCAACATGGCATGCCCCCTATAGTATATACGCCCGTGCTTAGAAATGATCAATAGATCTGCATTAATACATTTACTATATCACTTCAGTCTGCATCCTATATATTAGTCGCTCTCCAATTgtgcaactacaactcccagcttgcCCAGACAGCTGCAGGCTGGGATTTGTAGTAGTATTACAAGAGATAGAAAACCATAAGTTTCACATTTGGTGTTTGTATATTCAGTCAATATTTTTGGCTAGGTTCTCAACCTGCGTTACGTGTGCCCAATGGAGTACACGTCACGTCTCTAGCGGGTACTCGCACTGTCCTCATGCTGTGCTTTTAGTAG is a genomic window of Rhinoderma darwinii isolate aRhiDar2 chromosome 7, aRhiDar2.hap1, whole genome shotgun sequence containing:
- the LHFPL4 gene encoding LHFPL tetraspan subfamily member 4 protein isoform X2 produces the protein MLPSQEASKLYHDNYMRNSRAIGVLWAIFTICFAIINVVVFIQPYWIGDSVNTPKPGYFGLFHYCVGNGAGNREFTCRGSFTDFSTIPSGAFKAAAFFVLLSMVLILGCITCFALFFFCNTATVYKICAWMQLFAAVCLVLACMIFPDGWDAETIRDMCGDKTGKYSLGDCSVRWAYILAIIGILNALILSFLAFVLGNRQNDLLLEELKSDNKEDIK
- the LHFPL4 gene encoding LHFPL tetraspan subfamily member 4 protein isoform X1, which translates into the protein MLPSQEASKLYHDNYMRNSRAIGVLWAIFTICFAIINVVVFIQPYWIGDSVNTPKPGYFGLFHYCVGNGAGNREFTCRGSFTDFSTIPSGAFKAAAFFVLLSMVLILGCITCFALFFFCNTATVYKICAWMQLFAAVCLVLACMIFPDGWDAETIRDMCGDKTGKYSLGDCSVRWAYILAIIGILNALILSFLAFVLGNRQNDLLLEELKSDNKGVNNTEPVGTVCVRFNEVSPLSSMKVVSVDVYGEV